CACCTGGTCGACTTCGCGGCCCTCGACCTCCGCTTCGGCGGTCAGGAACACCCGGTGCCGCAGCGCGGGGAGCACGATCTCCTGCACGTCATCGGGGATGGCGTAGTCGCGCCCGCTGAAGGCGGCCAGCGTGCGGGCGCCCTGCACCAGCGCGATGCCGGCCCGCGGCGAGGCGCCCAGGTGGATGGTGGGCCACTGCCGCGTCTGGCGCACGATCTGGTTGATGTAGTTGATCAGCTTGTCCTCCACCCGCACCTGGCCGCACAGCCGGGTCGCCTTGACCACCTGCTCCGGGGACGAGACGGTCTGGACCTCCTCGGCGAGCCGCTTGTCGAGGTCGACCTGCAGGCTGTGCTCGCGCAGCACGCGGGCCTCCTCGTCCGCCTTCGGGTAGTCGACCATCACCTTGAACATGAAGCGGTCGAGCTGGGCCTCCGGCAGGTTGTAGGTGCCCTCGCTCTCCACCGGGTTCTGCGTGGCCATCACCAGGAACGGGGGCTCGAGCTTGTGCGTGGTGTTCTCCACCGTCACCCGCCGTTCCTGCATGATCTCCAGCAGGGCGGCGTGCGTCTTGGCGGGCGAGCGGTTGATCTCGTCGGCCAGCAGCAGCTGGGTGAACACCGGGCCCGGGCGGAAGTCAAACTCCTGGGTCTTCATGTTGAAGATCGGAGCGCCGGTCACGTCCGACGGCATCAGGTCGGCCGTGAACTGGATGCGGCCGAAGTCGCAGCCCAGCACCTTGCCCAGCGTGCGGACGAACAGCGTCTTGCCCAGGCCGGGGACGCTCTCGATCAGCACGTGCCCGCCCGAGAACAACGCGACCAGCGTCGACAGAACCAGCTCGTCCTGGCCGACGTAGACCTTGGCGACCTCGCGGGTGATGGCCTCGTAGAGCCGCTCCAGCTGCGTCTTCTCGCGTGGCGGCGCCGGGGCCGGCGCCGGCTCGGCCGGGCGGAGGGCCTCGCTGACGGACGGGTCGAGGATGATGTCGGGTTCGTTGTTCGGTTCGTCGGACATGGAAGGGTCGATCGCTCGGTTTGGGTCTCGTTGGTATCTGATGGCGGGCGCCGCGGGGCGCCTACTTGCGTTCGGTAAAGTACTTGCGGACCAGGCCGCTGGCGTACGCCCGGTCGCGTGTACCTGCCAGCAGCTTGGCCAGCGCGCCCACGTGCTTGCTGAAGTCGGTCAGCGCGGGGCGCTCCAGCCGGCGGGGAACGCCGAAAATGGGGAACTGCGCCAGCGCGAACACCACGCCCAGCGCCGCCAGTTGGGCCAGCACCGCTCCGATTGGCCACACGCGGAACAGCTCCAGCCCGGTGGGGGGCGACTGGTTGGGGTCCGAGTCGCTGATGGTGGGGGTGGGGCTCGCTTCGAGGAACACGACGTCCTTGGGCGATTCGCCGATGAAGTCCACCAGCCGGCCGGCCAGCTTGCGGTTCTCGTGGTTCACCAGCGGGGCGTTCAGCAGGAACGAGCCGTTCTCGATCAGGATCAGGTTCGATTCGCTGGCGTCCCAGTCGTCGCCGTCCTCGACGTACGCCTGCTCGCTCACCAGCGGGTGGCCGTCGCCGTCGGCCAGGAGCACCGTCAGGTCGTCGTTGGGCCAGATGGTCTTGCTGTGCTCGATGGTCGACTTGCTGGCGTCGACGCCGCGGGCCCACGGGCCGGTGAGTTTCTTGACCTTGGTCGCCGTGCCGGGCGTGGCGATGTCGTACCACTCGTCGACCGTGCCCTTGCTCGGCCCGGCGGGGCCGGTGAGTCCCTGACGGGGCGCCTGCGCCAGCTTGCCTGCGTAGGCGCCCTGCAGGCCGGTCGGCGCAGAGGCCTGGGTCTGCTTCCAGTACATCTCCTCGGCGTCGTAGGCGCGGCCCACGAGGATCAGGATCTTGTCCTCCGACTGGTAGGTGTCTTCGTCATAGCTGTAGCAGAGCCAGTCGTACAGCCAGGCCGAGGCGTCCGGCGACAGCGGGCCGCTCTCCGTCGGGAAGTAGACGATCACGTCCGCCTTGGAGAGTGAGGGGGACATCAGCCGCCAGGACCGCACCCGGTGCCCGGCGTTCTCGAACATCCGCCCCAGCACCGAGGTGCCGTTGACGCTGCTCGCGCCGTAGCCGCTGCGGCTGCCGTACTCGGTGCGGATATCCTTTTGCCCGCAGCCTACCAACAGCAGCAGGGCCGAAGCCAGTAGCAGGGCCGCAGTTGTAGCGGGCGGGCGTGATCGGACGTTTGAGGAAGGGGGAGTCATGCGGTCACCTCCTCGACGGCGAGCAGGCGTTCGAACTCGCTCGCCTCTTGCCAGCAGCTCTCGAACGCGTCGCGGGTGGGTGGGTGCGCGCCGAAGAACGCGGCCTCGAACACCCGCACGGTGCGCCCCAGGATCTCCGCCAGCCGCGACGACGGCTCGGCGCCGCCGCGGAGCTCGCGGAGGTACTGGCGGTTGGTCTTGCCCTTGACCAGCCGCAGCCTGGCTGCGCGGTCCAGCTCGATCAGCTCGTGGCTGAACAGGTAGACGATTGCGCGGCTCAGGTCGCCGGCGTCGTAAGCCTGGCGGGCGGCGTGCAGGTAGTTGTCCACCTTCTCTTCGAGCGTGACCGGCAGCGCCTCGACGCGCTGCAGGTGCGCGCGGGCGTCGTGCTCCTGGGCGGTGTCGAGCGCGGCGGACTGCTCGGTCTGCTGGTAGGCCTTGATCAGCGCAATGATCAGCCACATCAGCAGCGCGGCCGCCACGAGCCACAGCAGGAACACAATCACCTCGCCGAGGCCCCAGCTCCATCCCCAGCCGCTGAACAGGCTGTCGAGCCAGTCCCAGAACCCAGACCGCTGCCGCGGCTTGGGCAGGTCGACCGGCTGGAAGCCGTCGGCCTGCTCGTCGTACCAGTTGAGGTCCCAGTGGTCGGCCAGCGCGTCGCGGCCGGCGTCCACCGCCGCCTCGGGCTCGGCCAGGTCCTCCGCCGCGCAGGGTGACGCGCAGCAGAGCAGGGCGGCCAGCAGGGTTCGAGTTGCCAGGTTCCTGATCACGCCATCCCCCTGGCCAGCCTGGCGGCCTCGCTACGCATCTTGAGCTCGACCTCCCAGCCCTCACGCTGGATCCTCAGGTCCAGGTAGGCCAGGAACCGCACCACGGCAAAATAGCAGACAACCATCCACACGCAGATGGGGACCAGCACCGTGATGAGCTGCGTGCGGGAAATCTCGTACCCGCCGAGCTGCGAGGCCGCGGTGTGCAGGCCGCCGACCAGCGCCAGCACTAGCAATACCCCGGAGCATAACGCCGCGAGCCAATGGCCAAACAGGTCGCCGCTGGCGCTCTTGTGCAGGTTGCGGCTGCGGCGGCGGGTGGTCATCCGTTTCTCTTTGCCCGGCAGCATCGGGTTGCGTTCCAGCAGGATCAACTCCTGCGTGAACGGGGCGAAGCCGTACGGCAGCACCAGGCCGATGAAGGTCACGGCCATGACGGCGCGGAACGCGACGTGCCACAGCAGCTGGGGCAGGCTCTGCAGCAGGTCGCCGAGGATCCGCCGCGGGTCGGTCTGATCCTGGAACGTGACCTGGCCCATGTACAGCGTGATGGGGGCGGTGGCGAGCGGCGTCTCGACCGCGACCAGCAGACCCATCAGCGTCAGGAACCAGGGGGTCTGGTCCCAGATGTCCAGGTCGGAAACCATCCCGTCCAGCAGCAGCCCGTTGATCACCGCCCACGGCGCCGCGCCCGCCAGCCCACACAGCACCAGCGGGCCGAGGTGGGCGCGGATCACCTTCAGCGCAAGGTCCATCACCTCGGCAAAGCCGCGCTCGCGGATCGCGATGTGGGTGGCGTCCAGGTTCATGGGGCAGAGCTAGCGGGTAGCAGCGCGGCGGGCGGGTTCACTGCACCGCCAGGCGTTCGTCGGTTTCGTCGTCGGGTTGGGCGGAGTAGCCGAGCACCACCAGGTAGCCCAGCAGCATGAGCGTCGAGATCATCGCCACGAGCGCCTTGATCTCGTAGGGGATTTCGGTTGGCGAGATGAACCCCTCGATGAACGCCGCGCCGATGAACAGCAGCACCGCCGCCATCATCGTCGGCAGCGCCTGCCGCGCGGCGGCCTGCACCGACTCGCGGCGGCTGAGGCCGTTGGTCTTGACCACCGCAAACCCGAGCCGCATGCCGGCCGCGCCGGACATCACGATCGCGGTCAGTTCAAACGGGCCGTGGGCCGTAACAAAGTTGAAGAAGTTGTCGCTCTGGGCGGTGGTGGACATGTGCCCGAACACCGCGCCCAGGTAGACCGCGTTGAACGAGATGGCGAACAGGCCGCCCACCCCGAAGAACGCCGCGCCCATCACGAAGCACCTCAGCCCGATCCCGGCGTTGTTGTAGATGTAGAAGCCGGCCATGATGAAGTTGTCGTCCATGGTCCGGTTCACGCCCGGCGGGTCGGCGTACATCTCCTCGACCGCCAGCATCCCGTCCTTGGTGATCACCTGCTCCGCGAACCGCGGGTACGGCGTGAAGTCCGACGCCAGGAACGCCGACAGCAGGAAACCGCCCCAGAACAGCAGCGCCGACAGCCGCAGCGACTTGTCGTGGAACAGCCGGCGGGGCACCCGCTGGAACATCTCGGTCATCCACGACTCGGTGGCCATCCCCTGCGTGCGGTACAGCTGGTTGTGGGCGCGGCCCACCAGCTGGTGCAGGTAGCGGACGGTCTCCGACGGCAGCTGGTGCGCGTCGGCGAGCGCGAGGTCGGCGCAGGCCGAGCGGTACAGCGACGCGAACTCGCTGCGGCGGTCGGCCGCCAGCTTGGCGCGCTCGCCCCGGCTCTCCAGCTGAATGCAGAGCGACTCGAGCTGACGCCACAGCGGCGTCCGCGTGTCGACAAGTTCGGCGGCTTTCATGCGGTTGGCGTCGGCGGTCGCCGGCGGGCGGGTTTCGGGGGCGGGGGCGGCGGCTCGGCCGGGATCGGCACCCGGGGGGCGATCACGGCGTCCTCGGTGTCGCCCGGCTCCGCCTTGTGGAACGCCCGCACGTACAGGGCGCACAGCAGCAGGTCGTGGTCGGTGTCGGGCGGCAGCCGCAGGCGGTCGACTAGCAGGTCGCCGACGTGGCGGGCGATCTCCTGGCGCCGGGCGGGGCCGAAGTAGCGCCGCCGGCCCACGTAGTGCGAGATCGCCTTGGCCAGCGATCGGCTGGGCACAAAGTTGGCGGGGATGGACTCGAGCAGCTCCGCCAGGCCGGGCTCCTCGGGGGCCGGCACCTTGCCGAACCGCGACCGGTCTTCGGCCACCACCATCGTGCCGCACACCAAGTCGCCCACGCGCTGGTTGCGGCGGGTCAGCGCCATCGAGAACAACGCCAGCAGGTACGAGGTGTACACCAGCGGAGCTTCATCAAAGAAGAAACCCGGGATGTAGACAATCGGCAGCGCGTCCGCGATCCGCAGCACGTTCCGCAGCACCGCCTGTACAGCGGATATCGGGCGGCCGTCTGTCCGCAAGACGCGCAAACCGGTCATCCGCTTACCAGGCGTCTGGCCATTCCAGACCGCCTCGAAGAATCCGCCGTAGAACCAGTACAGCACAAACGCCACAACCGCGATGACGAACATCGCCAGGCCGCCCACGCCCAGGTAGCCAAGCACCATCCCGGAGACGATCGAGATCGCCAGGATCGCCAGGCAGAAGATCACCGTGTCGATCAGAAACGCCATGACCCGGCCGTAGGGGCCCGCCACACGGTACTCGAACGCGATGTTCTCCGGCGTCACAACCTGGACGTGCGAGTCGATTTGGCTGGCAGTCAGCGGCACAGGCGACCGAAGGCTAGATGTAGGGGGTCTCGTAGAGCGGGTGGTTCGCAGCCGACCTCCAATTATCGGCCCAATGCGGGGTGTTCCGCAACCAAGAAGTTTTTTCACGTTCGCCGCGGCGCCCGTGCGGCGCATAGAATAGCGGCGAAATGTTCGCCAGGTTTTAGTTGAGGATCGCGCCGGATGCCGCCAATTCTTCCCGCTCCTACCGTCGCGCAGGTTGAGGAGGAGCTCGCCAAGCTGCTCACCGGGTTCGAGGCCGATAGCGAGTCGCCCGTTCCACTGCCGGTGCAAGAGACCCTGTGGGTCGCCCGCCGGCTGCAGCAGCGGGCGACCGAGCTGCAGACCCCGCCCGAGCGGCGCCAGCAGGCCGAGCTCAACCGCATGATGCAGAACCCGGGCGACAAGGCGACCATGGTCCAGCTGACCGACCAGGCGTTCCGGTCCGGCGTGTGGGGCCGCGCGGCGGACCAGTTTATCCACGTGCTCGACGCGCAGGGCATCCCGCGGTTCTTCAGCCCGATCGAGCGCACCATGCTCCGCGGCTTCCAGTCGTTCGGCGCGTACCTGCCGGGCGTGGCGATGCCGATGGTGAAGGACAAGATGCAGCACGAGACCGCCAACGTCGTGTTGCCGGCCGAGGCGGAGCTGCTCACCAAGCACCTCACGCGCCGCCGTGAAGAGGGCGTGCGGATGAACGTCAACCAGCTGGGCGAGGCGCTGCTCGGCGAGCGCGAGGCTCAGCACCGCCTGGACGGCTACCTGGCCTCGCTGCAGAAGCCGGAGGTCGAGGTGATCAGCGTCAAGATCTCGACGATTTATTCGCAGATCTCGCCGCTGGCGCGGCGGCACACCACGGA
This genomic interval from Posidoniimonas corsicana contains the following:
- a CDS encoding AAA family ATPase, which produces MSDEPNNEPDIILDPSVSEALRPAEPAPAPAPPREKTQLERLYEAITREVAKVYVGQDELVLSTLVALFSGGHVLIESVPGLGKTLFVRTLGKVLGCDFGRIQFTADLMPSDVTGAPIFNMKTQEFDFRPGPVFTQLLLADEINRSPAKTHAALLEIMQERRVTVENTTHKLEPPFLVMATQNPVESEGTYNLPEAQLDRFMFKVMVDYPKADEEARVLREHSLQVDLDKRLAEEVQTVSSPEQVVKATRLCGQVRVEDKLINYINQIVRQTRQWPTIHLGASPRAGIALVQGARTLAAFSGRDYAIPDDVQEIVLPALRHRVFLTAEAEVEGREVDQVLSELIRTVEVPRI
- a CDS encoding DUF4129 domain-containing protein — its product is MIRNLATRTLLAALLCCASPCAAEDLAEPEAAVDAGRDALADHWDLNWYDEQADGFQPVDLPKPRQRSGFWDWLDSLFSGWGWSWGLGEVIVFLLWLVAAALLMWLIIALIKAYQQTEQSAALDTAQEHDARAHLQRVEALPVTLEEKVDNYLHAARQAYDAGDLSRAIVYLFSHELIELDRAARLRLVKGKTNRQYLRELRGGAEPSSRLAEILGRTVRVFEAAFFGAHPPTRDAFESCWQEASEFERLLAVEEVTA
- a CDS encoding stage II sporulation protein M, which translates into the protein MKAAELVDTRTPLWRQLESLCIQLESRGERAKLAADRRSEFASLYRSACADLALADAHQLPSETVRYLHQLVGRAHNQLYRTQGMATESWMTEMFQRVPRRLFHDKSLRLSALLFWGGFLLSAFLASDFTPYPRFAEQVITKDGMLAVEEMYADPPGVNRTMDDNFIMAGFYIYNNAGIGLRCFVMGAAFFGVGGLFAISFNAVYLGAVFGHMSTTAQSDNFFNFVTAHGPFELTAIVMSGAAGMRLGFAVVKTNGLSRRESVQAAARQALPTMMAAVLLFIGAAFIEGFISPTEIPYEIKALVAMISTLMLLGYLVVLGYSAQPDDETDERLAVQ
- a CDS encoding RDD family protein; amino-acid sequence: MPLTASQIDSHVQVVTPENIAFEYRVAGPYGRVMAFLIDTVIFCLAILAISIVSGMVLGYLGVGGLAMFVIAVVAFVLYWFYGGFFEAVWNGQTPGKRMTGLRVLRTDGRPISAVQAVLRNVLRIADALPIVYIPGFFFDEAPLVYTSYLLALFSMALTRRNQRVGDLVCGTMVVAEDRSRFGKVPAPEEPGLAELLESIPANFVPSRSLAKAISHYVGRRRYFGPARRQEIARHVGDLLVDRLRLPPDTDHDLLLCALYVRAFHKAEPGDTEDAVIAPRVPIPAEPPPPPPKPARRRPPTPTA